AGATAGTGCCCAGAATTATGTCTCCTCCGGATCTTCTTTGCCTAGTGATCATGTGCCAGCCTCTGCTCCACAACGTATACAAACTCGATTTCAACAAGGCATTATACAACCAAAAAAGTTGTACCCTGGAATGATTCTGTATGGAAATCTATGTTCTATAGGAGAACCTCAGTCTCTCTCTGAAACTCTTGGTGATGAGAATTGGCGGCGTGCCATGGATGAAGAATACATTGCACTACAAAAAATGAGACATGGCATCTTGTTCCTCCACCCAAAGGTAAAAATATAATTGATTGAAAATGGGTCTTCCGTGTGAAGAGAAAAGTAGGTGGCTCCATTGACAGATATAAGGCTTGCCTTGTTGCGAAAGGGTTTAAACAAAgatatggtttagattatgaagatacctTCAACCCAGTGGTTAAAGCAGCCACCATTCGTCTTGTTCTTGCTATTGCAATTTCTCGTGGATGGTGTCTCCATcaacttgatgttcaaaatgctttcctTCATGGTATTCTAGAAGAAGTCTATCTTCGGCAACCTCCTGGATATGAAAGCACCAAAACGCCACATTTTGTTTGCAAGCTTAACAAAGCACTTTATGATCTTAAGCAAGCGCCTCGAGCATGGTTTTCACGGCTGGGCATAAAGTTGCAACAACTCGGTTTCAAACCCTCTAAATCTGATACGTCATTGTTCATCTTTAGAAAAGGAGGTGTCACCATTTTTGTTCTAgtctacgttgatgatattattgtaacAAGCTCCTCGCAAGATGTCGTGCAAGCTCTTCTTCATGACTTACGGACAGATTTTGCTCTCAAAGATTTGGGAGAATTACATTATTTTTTGGGCATCGAAGTACGGCGGAAAAATGATGAGCTACTTCTTACCCAAACCAAGTATGCCAAAGAGCTACTTCAACGAGTCAATATGGTAAATTGCAAGCCTTGTTCAACTCCATTGTCTGCAACAGAAAAATTATCTGCTCATGAGGGAGAACCTCTAAATACTGAAGATTCGACAAGGTATAGGAGTGTTGTGGGAGCATTACAATATTTAACTCTCACACATCCTGATCTTGCTTTCTCAGTCAATAAAGTCTGCCAGTTTTTGCATGCACCCACTAATGCTCACTCGACAGCTGTGAAATGTATCTTAAGATACATCCAGGGATCCATTGAATTCGGTATAACATTCAGAAAATCTTCATCTCTATTAGTTAGCGGATTCTCGGATGCAGATTGGGCCGGTTGCACGGATGACAGAAGATCCACAGGAAGCTTTGTTGTCTTTCTAGGTCCAAATCTAATctcatggagtgcaagaaaacaaGCTACAGTGTCAAGATCCAGCACAGAAGCAGAGTATAAATCCCTAGCTAATGTTACAGCTGAAATCATTTGGGTTCAATCCCTATTGAAGGAACTTGGAATTCCTTAACTCAGAGTACCTTGTttgtggtgtgataatcttggtgctacTTACCTATCAGCTAATCCAGTCTTTCATGCAAGAACCAAGCACATTGAAATAGATTTCCATTTTGTTAGAGAAAGAGTGGCTCAAAAGATGCTTGAGATACGCTTTATTCCCTCCAAAGATCAAGTGGCTGATGGCTTTACCAAAGCTTTACCTGTGAGACTCCTGGAAGAATTTAGACGCAATCTCAACTTAGGAAGTTGAcattgagggggggtgttagaatACATTCAGTCATGGATGTAAACCGCCCTGATGATATAAAAGCTCGGTGGTGGTTTATGTCTAGTGGACTCTAGATATTACCTTAGTCTCGTCGTTTCCTATTCCTGTAACCGATGTAATTGTTGCTCCTTATAAACACGAAGGCGTCCCTGCCTAGCGGCATACGTTTCCACCCATCGCTCCTACGAGCGCTTACACTCGACATGGTCGGCGCCATGATATGAGCACGACGAAGGTTCATACATTTAGGCCTTGCCCCGCAGCGTCCGCCTTGCTACGCGCCTACGCGTAAACGTTAACACGATGACGACGGCGCCCAGGACGTGCACCACCAGGTAGATGGCGACGCCGACAAAGAACTACGACAATACGACGTCGCGTCTCGAACTCGTGTCCTCTAAGTAGTCCAACAATTGCTCATCTCATCGAGGTTGGCGTACGGTTTTCGACGGGACGGTGGCTGCAAAAGTGGTGGTGTGTTGTGTGCATGTTAATTAAATAATCGTAACGTTGATCCTCAAAAAAGAAATAACCGTAATGCTCTATGGATTTAACGCAAAGTTGTGTGGGACAgactgtttcaaaaaaaaaattgtgtgGGACAAAGTCGCACAGGTTAGCGTACGTGGGCTTAGGCAGAGTATCGCTGGTATGATTCTCATCTTTTCTTTCCCACTAACACGTGGTACCCGCATAGGTAAAGAGAGGGTGATGTGATGTTTGACCGGTCAACAGAGTAAAATACAGAATTGTACGAtaagccagtgaccatataatcatctTAAGTCATATATAGTGACCATATTGATGGTATTCTTAAGTATGGTGATTAAAATAAGCTTTCGACACAAGTTCAATGACCAAAGATGCAttttactttttttcttttccctttaaCTATCTTTTCCCTTTAACTATCTATATGGAAAAGATCAACACAAGCCAGCCCAACTCAGTCAATCCCATCACAGAAAACAACGGACAAAGGACAACTGAGCTACAAACAAGTCCAGCAAGCAAACATCACAAAATCATCTAAAAAAAAGTAACCAGCGACCAGAAATAGCGATCAAACCGGACGATCGTACATGAATGACATCATTCGACTGAGACACAGCTAGAGACACAGCTAAAGTCTCAGTCGACTAAGATCTAGACAGACCCTATTTTTATTGGATAAAGTCAGCTGcctttccctcaaaaaaacatgAGACGCTAATCCCCTAAAAAAAACATGAGACCACAATGCAAATGTACAGAAGAAGTAACTGAGCTGTTACATGTCATAAAATCTCTCATCTTTGTTCTACAACTGTCGGTATAGAAGCCGGGTTACATCAAAAGGAGCCGGCGCATCTCGGCGTTAAAAACTCCGCCATCGATCAGCAATTTACATGGAGCGAGCCATATGAATATCCTACAGCTAAGTAAGCTGCCACAATGATGCGATCTGCTAAAAAGAACACAAACAACCAAAGAATGGCTATCCCGTATCGATTCACCATGTCCTTGGTCAAAAAATTACCATGGAGGAATGAATGATGCGGTTTCTGCTGACAGGTGAAGGAGCGATCTTCAAGAGGACCATTGGTCGGGgatggcaatgaagtacctcaacatggCCTTTCTGAACCTCTTCTTATACTGGACCGGCGAAATGACAGTTGGGGTCTCATTCTTGGGGCCGCCTAGGATGCCTGAGGCCTTCACCCACGTCTCCAACTGCTTGTCCCAGGTGTACTGTCGTAGGAAGTCGATGATGCCGATCACAAGTTCATTCTTCTCCTCGTCAATGCCGACCAGAAGCGAGTAGTCCATGACATCCAACGACTGCAAAAGTGAATTGAATTAATTAAGCGCAGATGTTTCTCTAAAATCATCAGGATGACGCAAAGTGAAATCAAATAAGTACTTATGTTTTAGGTTTGCAACAAGTAATAAGTAAATAAGGCCTGGTAGAAGATAATGAATACGAGCCATCTTTGTGGAGAAAAAGTGAAAAACACAAGCTATTCTGACTTCATGAGGAAGACCAGGAACTAGGGCTGTTCAATTTTCATGGGGTCTCAATATTATATGTTTAGGCTCAGCTGTGCGGTTCTATGAACACAATCCAGTAAAAACGATGCATTGAAAAAGATGCTTCTTCTTGCTCCTTTTGTTGTGTCATGTAAATGATGGTTCTCATATCAGTAAAACAAAGTGTGATCAGCAGTACTTTATTTGTGAAATTAAGGTGAACAAGACTACAGGGGTGCTGCTGGTAAACTGTTCCTTTTGGCATCATAAAGGTTCCTATAATTTGGTTGTATGAAACAACGTAAGTTGAGAGAGTTGCATACCGCAAGAATTGATGTATCATTCCAGACAGCTCTTTCCAATGTTCGCTTCGCCTTACGGCCCAAAAATATAGGCTTTGTATGTAGTTCCTCAATGAGATTAGAATCCAAAAGTACTTTATTGTTGCTAGATGTATCTGAATTATAGCGTGAACGCACGGAACCCTTTAGATCATACACCCTCGATATTGTTTTCTGGAAGAAAATGTTCTCCATAACCATAAGATCCATCTTAACCTCACGCCCTCCTTTCAAGCCCTTGATATTAACCTGGATGAGAGCAGCGCAATAAATTAATAAAAGATTGAACGAAAAAGTGTGCTGCCGGATCAAATGTGCAAACATAGAAAGTGGCGAACCTGATAAATTCCTAATATTTTGGCCAGACAAGTTGGGCTTCCAGAAGTCAATGATTGAGTCAAGTGCCTGAAGTAGTGAGGAGCAAACCCAACAAAAGAGTCTAGCTCCGTCTTGGTGACTTGTTTAATTATGAATCTCTCATCCATTGTCTTTGCAAAGTAAACATTACTTTTTCCACCATCAGCACTCCATCTTTTACAGCGACTGAGTGAACGTATGTAATCAACATCACTTGGACAGCACTTCTTTCTAAGTGAAGCAAACTGCCTTGCAAAATAACAAGTCACTGAAAACTTTGTATTATCTGCACAAAATGCTTCATCGTCAAACGAATACTTAAAGTGGGCTCCTTCTTGTGAAGGCAAAGCTTTCTCAAGTCCGTTACTGCTGACCGCGGAGCAATTTGACATATGTTGAAAGCTGGATTTTGAATCCAGTTTATGCGTAACATGCTCAACATATTCTTGTGACGTCATGGCATATGATACGATACTGGTTGGCTCATCATCATAGACAGCAACAACAAGGGCACCTTCAGAACCAATATGAGGCAGCAGCAGCCGTGCCCCATCACTCACCATATGAGAAGCAGATTTGAGATATGTAGGTGCACGAGTAAGAATAACATTTAAGTTTCCCCTTGATCTAGGAGATATTTGAGAAAAAGCCCTGCGCATGTTTGTCATCGGATCCTTCACAAGGCTTGTCAAATCTCTAAAGGAATCAACTGATCTCATTTTCAAGGACAAATGTAATGAAGCAGGCAACAATCCAGTTTGTTCCCGTTCATGCAATCTGAATATAGAATCAAATGAATGGACTCGAACTGGGGAGATTGCCTTCTTGTAGCTTGGATTGCCCAACAAATTAAAAGACCCCTTCCCATCAGCTTTGATCAAATCTTGTGGAAGACTGCAGTGTGCTTCAGTAGATCCACTCCATAACATATCTATTTTATCAGATAAAATAGATGCAAGAGAGGGTAACCTCTCGACTGGTACCGTCTCGACGGAATTCATGGAAAGGCGCTGTCCATTTTCAGACACACTGAATTTGCTAAAGACCACGTCAAGATCCCCTGCACCACTCACACCATCCACCTGCCCAATCGGCAAACTTGTTTCAACCAAGATATTCCCGTTATCTATTGAGGCCTCTCTGGATAGTAGAGATCTCCTTGGACTTCCAGAGGAGCACCTTCTGTATGTAGCAGGTCCTTCATGTGTTTCTCCATGCTGTGTAACAGTCGTCAGTAGCTCAGATTTATCTTCCTTTATGCTGGTGGCTTGGAGATTTTCTGGATTGGAAGAATCAGTTCTGGCAATATGGCCATTTGCTTTAAGCGAATCAATGTTACACAACCTGCAGTCCCAAACGTATGCATCTAGGAGGAGACCACGTCTCACACGGTTGAGTTCCAAAGTATCAATAGTTGATTTCATGGAATGAACACTCCCCTTTATAACTGGTAGAAGCAAACcctgcaaaacaaaacaaaatgaggaTAAGAAAAACAATAGAAAACATACACACAAAAGGCACTACAGACTCAGACaataaacaaagaaaaaaaatagaaggcgCACCTCGTATTCATTTCTTTCCCTGTTAAGCAAATCCTTCATCTCTATAATCTGCCTCCGTATACCTGTTTTTACTGGCTCATCCATGGTAATGATACTCCTCTCAATACTATTAAGGAAACCATATACCTCCAAATGTAAGGATTCCATTTCATCAAATACCTACATAAGAAAATTATTGCAAATAACCGAAGTTGAGAATGAAGAGCACAGAAATGAATCACTGATCTGTTACATAGAACATTAAACAGCATACCATGACTGTTTCTCCTTTCACCCAGTCTTGCATGCCGTGGCAATTGAAATTCAGCACCGAGGGTGGGAGGTTAACTGATCGAGTAAGCATGGGACTATAATGGAAGGCTGCTACCATATTTCCATACCTGCAATATTTTGTAAGCAGATTCAATTTCACGATAGGATTGGATAcagagagctgaaagatatgaatgagctACAGACCCATAAAAACGAAGGCAGTCCCGTTGTAGAGAGTGCCCACAGCTCGCAATTCGGTTGGCAGTTGCATGATTAGAAAAGCTGAGCTCTAGAAACTTCCCAAAGGATAGACCCCAAGCAGAATCAGACATGACCACTCTATGTGTAGCAGGCGGCATTCCATCTTCAAATTTGCACTTCATACATCTGTGCCACATCCATATCCTTCCATCGTGTTCACCTGGCAACTTTTGGGATAAGAGACGCCTAACACTTATTGTTAGGCTGCCGTTCTGGTGCATGTAGCATCTGGCATGTGATTCTGAAGGCTCCTTGCATGACGGACAGCAATATGCCTGAAAAGAAATGCAACACATTGCTATTTTGAAAAAAATGATAAAGGAATATTTGAGAAAACAGAATACAATGCATAGGCACATATCAGATGTACCTGGTCAAATAAGTTTTCGCGAAGGTATCTCCCAAGTGGCTTATCAAAGCTACCATAAAACTTGATGCGGAAGAGGTGGGAACGCTCACATGCTAAGTTTTTGGGGATACAGGTGCTTGAGAGGGAAACTAAGATGCTCTGATGATTATCAGTACCAGGTAAGTAGCTACATGAAAGCCTGTTCTGGTTATCTAGGCCTCCTGCCTGGAAGTCATCTGGTGGTAGGCCACTCCCACTGTTTTCCAAATGACATAAATCCACGGGTATCTTTGCCAAGACAGCCTTTTGGCAGGCATTAACGGCATTCAGAGAATTGGCATGATTAACAGGAGATTCAGATTCGGTACACTCAAGTGCACTTCCAAGGCTTTGCCCATCCAATCGTAATGAAGGCGGTGATGCAGAAATACCATCAAACATTTGCGTGATGGCAGCAGTCTGTGGGCATTTCTCTTCCGCAGCTCTGAGACTATCAGTAGTATCACGATCAGCAGACTTAGCAGAAATGTGATCTGTATTGGTCCATGCTTGTTGTGCACCCATTGCAGTTACTGAAAGAACTTGTGGAATTGTTGCGCCCTCATCAGCAAGGAATGATGTCTCGAGGGACAGATGATAAGCAGCAAACACTGCCAGTTGCATTGCATGCTTAATCTTCTTCAATTCTTCTCGACAATCTCCTCTTAGTAGAACCTAAATAAAAGCATTGCACGTTTAGCTTGCAGAATGGTTCTGGAATAATGTATGAGTAAGCAATTCAAGAACAGTTCCAAAGTACGTATATAAGATCAACAGTTGAGTACATCATATGATAGGAGAAGTGAAAATAAATGCCAACAAACCATTTTATTATTCCAATCAAGTATCTTCACAAAGGGATAATTACCGTGCAACCCAGGCGCTTCAGACAGCCTTCAAAAAACATCAGCGTTTTCGGTGTTGGTCTCTTCTCTGCATGTCCTGATGCAAATGATTCCAGAACCTTTTCCACCTTGAACATGTCACATTGCCCTAGCCTTGCTGAAGCAATGTTATCAATTGACGAGGCAATCTGACCACCCGTGCATTTTGATATTCTCTCCAAAAGTGTCCTCTTTACATTCAGAACTAATGAGATATCTTTCGCTAAGAGCTCCTGGGCATAAGATGAGACGCTCTTCTCAACTATCAGCACATTAGGTTTCCTAGACTCAATCTTTCCAACAACAGTTCGTAGATATTCCTTTTCCTACAGATAGAACATTTGTCAGCAAGACTGTAAACAACTAAACATCATACTTCAATTTCAAAAACACGCACAGACACAAACCTGTTCGAGTATAGTTCCAATTGATGCTAACTTATTAGAAGCTTTCTGGTACTCAAGTGCACCTCCTAAAATGAGCAATTTGGCATTACTGTACTCTGAGACCATGCGTTTGTGTTTTACATTCTTGGAGCAAACAATTCCTCTTATAAAATTGCTGCAATCAACGGGTTATCAATAAGTACCAAATTATGATCAGTAGAAGCATGCAATGCGTAGAAACAACAGAAGTGAGCACAAACCTATCAGTTGGGTTCCCAGATGCTATGCACTTGATCTTCACATAATCACTAGGATCCATGCTGCCGCCTTTCTTGGTGTCAGGTTTCACAAAGTAAGCGGCTTGCCATGCTAACGAGGACACAATATCGAGCCAGATTTTGGAATCCTTCTCACTGGCCAACCCAACACCTTCCGCCTTCAGTAACTGTGCAACTAGCGCTTGAAAATGCCTAAATAGATCCTTCTGAACACTCTCTTGGTGGGACCCACAATTGATATTGC
Above is a window of Triticum dicoccoides isolate Atlit2015 ecotype Zavitan chromosome 5B, WEW_v2.0, whole genome shotgun sequence DNA encoding:
- the LOC119309352 gene encoding putative 1-phosphatidylinositol-3-phosphate 5-kinase FAB1C translates to MGVLDFAAMGAPEKTRSLVADHPQRHMHKGGTDGDALARIETRRRRSVGHGGGPPGRPNSPASPAEPPTTPLRAPEARSRSKGDVAPRSPPPDRDIRQADDEEAHEPRVQFLAPGTYFLNDFSDTDSSVSVSNSTYRSMTPSPTESPTCAARQNDASDNGAIAAIDSDDAHDLADVSIAENSKASHVPSCIFDFGDNIWCPPPPEDEIDDAESRLFGFDDDDDEIGDSNNTFAPSCFSAKTNRATGVSNINCGSHQESVQKDLFRHFQALVAQLLKAEGVGLASEKDSKIWLDIVSSLAWQAAYFVKPDTKKGGSMDPSDYVKIKCIASGNPTDSNFIRGIVCSKNVKHKRMVSEYSNAKLLILGGALEYQKASNKLASIGTILEQEKEYLRTVVGKIESRKPNVLIVEKSVSSYAQELLAKDISLVLNVKRTLLERISKCTGGQIASSIDNIASARLGQCDMFKVEKVLESFASGHAEKRPTPKTLMFFEGCLKRLGCTVLLRGDCREELKKIKHAMQLAVFAAYHLSLETSFLADEGATIPQVLSVTAMGAQQAWTNTDHISAKSADRDTTDSLRAAEEKCPQTAAITQMFDGISASPPSLRLDGQSLGSALECTESESPVNHANSLNAVNACQKAVLAKIPVDLCHLENSGSGLPPDDFQAGGLDNQNRLSCSYLPGTDNHQSILVSLSSTCIPKNLACERSHLFRIKFYGSFDKPLGRYLRENLFDQAYCCPSCKEPSESHARCYMHQNGSLTISVRRLLSQKLPGEHDGRIWMWHRCMKCKFEDGMPPATHRVVMSDSAWGLSFGKFLELSFSNHATANRIASCGHSLQRDCLRFYGYGNMVAAFHYSPMLTRSVNLPPSVLNFNCHGMQDWVKGETVMVFDEMESLHLEVYGFLNSIERSIITMDEPVKTGIRRQIIEMKDLLNRERNEYEGLLLPVIKGSVHSMKSTIDTLELNRVRRGLLLDAYVWDCRLCNIDSLKANGHIARTDSSNPENLQATSIKEDKSELLTTVTQHGETHEGPATYRRCSSGSPRRSLLSREASIDNGNILVETSLPIGQVDGVSGAGDLDVVFSKFSVSENGQRLSMNSVETVPVERLPSLASILSDKIDMLWSGSTEAHCSLPQDLIKADGKGSFNLLGNPSYKKAISPVRVHSFDSIFRLHEREQTGLLPASLHLSLKMRSVDSFRDLTSLVKDPMTNMRRAFSQISPRSRGNLNVILTRAPTYLKSASHMVSDGARLLLPHIGSEGALVVAVYDDEPTSIVSYAMTSQEYVEHVTHKLDSKSSFQHMSNCSAVSSNGLEKALPSQEGAHFKYSFDDEAFCADNTKFSVTCYFARQFASLRKKCCPSDVDYIRSLSRCKRWSADGGKSNVYFAKTMDERFIIKQVTKTELDSFVGFAPHYFRHLTQSLTSGSPTCLAKILGIYQVNIKGLKGGREVKMDLMVMENIFFQKTISRVYDLKGSVRSRYNSDTSSNNKVLLDSNLIEELHTKPIFLGRKAKRTLERAVWNDTSILASLDVMDYSLLVGIDEEKNELVIGIIDFLRQYTWDKQLETWVKASGILGGPKNETPTVISPVQYKKRFRKAMLRYFIAIPDQWSS